A genomic region of Globicephala melas chromosome 9, mGloMel1.2, whole genome shotgun sequence contains the following coding sequences:
- the KANTR gene encoding LOW QUALITY PROTEIN: KDM5C adjacent transcript (The sequence of the model RefSeq protein was modified relative to this genomic sequence to represent the inferred CDS: deleted 2 bases in 1 codon; substituted 1 base at 1 genomic stop codon), with translation MSPVSLLLLIICDWSCFFIVSLARGLPILLIFSGKQLLFSLISLFXISILLISALYYFLPSSCFGFILLSFS, from the exons ATGTCCCCTGTTTCGTTGCTGTTATTGATAATTTGTGACTGGTCTTGCTTTTTCattgtcagtcttgctagaggtttgccaattttactgatcttttcaggAAAGCAGCTTTTGTTTTCActgatttctctattt taaatttcaattttgttgatttctgctctttattatttccttccttctagttgctttgggtttattttgc